Proteins encoded by one window of Nasonia vitripennis strain AsymCx chromosome 5, Nvit_psr_1.1, whole genome shotgun sequence:
- the LOC100122859 gene encoding UDP-glucuronosyltransferase 2B23-like, whose protein sequence is MAGMLGHSSSPVVLLLLLLLAADLRAGAFNILGICPSTSYSHQQPFQALMKALAQRGHKVTVISPVPLKKPMENYTDVDLSFTYKTEDCTKLRFMSAYEILRKNMDSSNELCEKQLFSPAVAELVERNEKFDAIVIEQLWFQCYYSLVKFYNYPVLIGFLSVGNLPYAMDSVGNPDDPFLNPDMAYAFTGRMNFGERVWNYLYTTYTRIYYNYRHLPEAQKIAERFSPGVSVSSIDRNFSLVILGNNHVLGYPKPLLPNVIEVHSLQITGDPGTLPEDIQNFLDESSEGAIYFSLGSNLQSQQLPAKALKALSDAFGSLKQRVLWKHSGPLPVQAANIKFVKWAPQQAILAHPNLKIYVMQGGLQSMQEAVYYGVPLLVLPFFGDQHFNGRKVVDSKIGQVLYVDTMTNESIVKAVNEILYDPTYSRNIKQMAAVLKDEQVKPIQRAIWHIEHVLKFPSARHFHYNGKDISAFEYYSTAAFILGLGAVLLSLVCLFCRALTTLMRYRENTELNEKDKRQ, encoded by the exons GCTCGGACACTCGTCGTCGCCCGTCgtattgctgctgctgctgctcctggcGGCGGATCTTCGCGCGGGGGCCTTCAACATTCTGGGAATCTGCCCCAGCACGAGCTACAGCCATCAACAACCCTTCCAGGCTTTGATGAAGGCCCTCGCACAAAGAGGGCATAAAGTGACTGTTATTTCGCCGGTTCCGCTCAAG AAACCCATGGAAAATTACACCGACGTCGATCTGTCCTTCACTTACAAGACTGAGGACTGCACGAAGCTCAG ATTCATGAGCGCCTACGAGATACTCCGGAAGAACATGGATTCGTCGAACGAATTGTGCGAGAAGCAACTTTTCAGCCCCGCCGTCGCGGAGCTCGT TGAGCGAAACGAGAAATTCGATGCCATTGTTATTGAACAACTGTGGTTTCAATGCTACTACAGTTTGGTGAAGTTCTACAATTATCCGGTGTTGATTGGATTTTTAAGCGTGGGAAATCTTCCTTATGCTATGGACTCTGTTG GAAATCCGGATGATCCTTTTCTTAATCCGGATATGGCTTATGCTTTCACTGGCAGAATGAATTTCGGAGAAAGAGTTTGGAACTACCTGTACACCACGTATACACGGATCTACTACAATTATCGTCATCTGCCGGAGGCTCAGAAAATAGCTGAAAGATTTTCACCGGGAGTTTCCGTTTCGTCCATCGATCGAAACTTCAGTCTTGTTATTTTAGGAAATAACCACGTCTTGGGTTATCCGAAACCGCTGCTGCCAAATGTAATAGAAGTTCACAGTCTGCAAATTACCGGCGATCCTGGAACACTTCCCGAG GACATTCAAAACTTTTTGGACGAGTCGAGTGAAGGCGCCATTTACTTCTCTTTGGGTTCGAATTTGCAAAGCCAGCAGCTGCCGGCTAAGGCTTTGAAGGCGTTGTCCGATGCTTTCGGTTCCCTAAAGCAAAGAGTTCTCTGGAAGCACAGCGGCCCCTTGCCCGTTCAAGCAGCCAACATCAAGTTTGTGAAATGGGCTCCGCAGCAGGCGATTCTGG CGCACCCAAacttaaaaatatatgtaatgcAAGGTGGACTGCAATCAATGCAAGAGGCAGTGTACTACGGTGTTCCATTGTTGGTGTTACCTTTTTTTGGAGATCAACATTTCAATGGCCGAAAAGTTGTTGATTCAAAAATCGGTCAGGTACTGTACGTCGACACCATGACTAATGAATCTATTGTCAAAGCTGTCAACGAAATATTGTACGACCCTAC GTATTCGCGTAACATCAAACAAATGGCTGCTGTCCTAAAGGATGAACAGGTAAAGCCCATTCAGAGGGCGATCTGGCACATAGAGCATGTCCTGAAATTCCCTAGTGCTCGACATTTTCACTACAATGGCAAAGACATATCGGCCTTCGAATATTACTCGACAGCTGCTTTTATTCTTGGGCTTGGAGCTGTACTGCTGAGTCTGGTCTGCCTATTCTGCCGGGCACTCACTACATTGATGAGATATCGTGAAAACACGGAATTGAATGAAAAAGACAAGCGACAGtga